From one Caldithrix abyssi DSM 13497 genomic stretch:
- a CDS encoding N-acetylmuramoyl-L-alanine amidase, giving the protein MNEIDLYISVLLKFLTASLLLERVIEFFDKFLTLIGVASGKKNLLMRLADIPFSYDEQSQRTLKKVLLVQTAGIIIGTAICYFSGLGILKELKLVDSVHSRWFDILLSGIFISGGSEPIHQLINFLKGHKEQLAATNLKKMQEIGRLSSVNLQRPGQKIGITYQGGLYPDRPGHGLRKANPTYIVIHHSGTSTKASFEDVVNKEKQERKNARGAYRLDPSFHSVITYDGVIHNYCRWDSIGWHVAKGPRVSNANSLGLCFVGNFRNRSSGKNKPSEQQIEAGARLLALWRYLYDIEEKNVVRHSDVRRGKIICPGENFPMERLVARSTQLLKSWKQDDTILKDLEQFKKQRYIYV; this is encoded by the coding sequence ATGAATGAAATAGATCTATACATCTCCGTCCTGCTTAAATTTTTAACCGCATCGTTATTACTGGAACGGGTCATTGAATTTTTTGATAAGTTCCTGACGCTGATAGGCGTTGCCAGCGGTAAAAAAAACCTGCTAATGCGTCTGGCGGATATTCCTTTTTCTTATGATGAACAAAGCCAGCGCACTTTAAAGAAAGTCCTGCTGGTTCAGACGGCCGGAATTATCATTGGTACGGCCATCTGTTATTTTTCCGGTCTCGGGATATTAAAGGAGTTAAAACTGGTCGATTCCGTACATTCAAGATGGTTTGATATTCTGCTTTCAGGAATATTTATTTCCGGAGGCAGCGAACCGATTCATCAATTGATTAATTTTTTAAAAGGGCATAAAGAACAGCTTGCGGCGACCAACCTCAAAAAAATGCAGGAAATCGGTCGCCTGAGCAGCGTTAATCTTCAACGACCGGGCCAAAAAATTGGCATTACCTATCAGGGCGGACTTTACCCGGACAGGCCGGGGCATGGACTGCGTAAGGCCAATCCTACTTATATCGTCATTCACCATTCCGGCACTTCCACCAAAGCCAGTTTTGAAGATGTGGTAAACAAAGAAAAGCAGGAGCGCAAAAATGCACGGGGCGCTTATCGGCTCGATCCTTCGTTTCATTCGGTCATCACCTATGATGGCGTCATTCACAACTATTGCCGGTGGGATTCCATTGGCTGGCATGTGGCCAAAGGCCCGCGCGTAAGCAATGCCAATTCACTGGGCTTGTGTTTTGTCGGTAATTTTCGCAACAGGAGCTCCGGAAAAAATAAGCCTTCTGAACAGCAGATTGAAGCAGGCGCACGTTTGCTTGCCCTGTGGCGCTATTTGTACGATATCGAAGAAAAAAATGTGGTGCGACACAGCGATGTCCGCCGCGGAAAAATTATTTGCCCGGGTGAAAATTTCCCCATGGAACGCCTGGTGGCCAGATCGACCCAATTACTAAAAAGCTGGAAACAGGACGATACGATCTTGAAAGACCTGGAACAATTTAAAAAACAACGGTACATTTATGTTTAG
- a CDS encoding class I SAM-dependent methyltransferase: protein MAYILFQQKKWFSEEQYCDTLKNFTFIHHNLEYGLPFENESVHFIYASHLIEHIFKLEKYLREAGFKKVYRCSFKQGRVPDIDRLDNRPEQSLFVEAVK, encoded by the coding sequence ATGGCTTACATCCTTTTTCAGCAAAAAAAATGGTTTTCGGAAGAGCAGTATTGCGACACACTTAAAAATTTTACTTTTATTCATCACAATCTGGAATATGGATTGCCGTTTGAAAACGAGTCCGTGCATTTTATTTACGCCTCCCATTTAATCGAACATATTTTTAAATTGGAAAAGTATCTAAGAGAAGCTGGTTTTAAGAAGGTTTACCGCTGTTCGTTCAAACAGGGACGTGTTCCGGATATTGATCGTCTGGACAATCGGCCAGAACAAAGCCTTTTTGTGGAGGCCGTAAAGTAG